From Rutidosis leptorrhynchoides isolate AG116_Rl617_1_P2 chromosome 3, CSIRO_AGI_Rlap_v1, whole genome shotgun sequence, a single genomic window includes:
- the LOC139902026 gene encoding uncharacterized protein codes for MAKSCIHGIGIQKSFIEEVANHIGCRVGVLPFTYLGLPIGHNMNKAKEWKFVVDKFESRLADWKAKTISFGGRLTQIKSVLSSLSLYAFSLFRAPTNVINLLEEENEDVLIMDRIVQDGNSWNFSWQWLREPIGRTKDEFEDLKKLVNNFNFSWNSSDTWKCTLHANGVFSTNMLTKLLDQKLLPSPLTANETMINNLLPKKN; via the exons ATGGCAAAAAGTTGTATTCATGGAATTGGAATACAAAAGTCCTTCATCGAAGAAGTTGCAAACCACATTGGATGTCGGGTAGGTGTTCTCCCTTTTACCTACCTCGGTCTCCCAATCGGTCATAACATGAATAAAGCCAAGGAGTGGAAGTTTGTGGTTGATAAATTCGAATCAAGGTTAGCGGATTGGAAAGCGAAAACGATATCTTTTGGTGGTCGACTTACTCAAATCAAATCGGTGCTTAGTAGCCTTTCCTTGTATGCTTTCTCCCTATTCCGTGCTCCAACGAATGTCATAAACTTGCTTGAAG AGGAGAATGAAGATGTGTTAATCATGGATAGAATTGTGCAAGATGGAAATTCATGGAATTTTAGTTGGCAATGGCTTCGTGAACCAATAGGGAGGACTAAGGATGAATTTGAAGATCTCAAAAAGCTTGTCAACAATTTCAATTTCAGTTGGAACTCTAGTGATACATGGAAGTGTACTTTACATGCAAATGGGGTATTCTCTACAAATATGCTTACCAAGTTACTAGATCAAAAGCTTCTGCCTTCTCCTTTGACAGCAAATGAAACCATGATCAACAATCTGCTACCGAAAAAAAATTAA
- the LOC139898531 gene encoding uncharacterized protein encodes MDLKRLKLLPFKRNPFQSAASTQQTHSKISPKQPPPSFNNHQDLIKSVTLLLSNPSSSIDKTYVSKHILTHLSPIQFDSLLVDIRSSIKPRTALQFFYYATQSCRFKFTIKSYCLLIHLLLGSKLESPARLLLIQLVDDKLPVSLHNVDDFKTKHTEIVTAFVEFYHTFEDSVVGVRTFDLLIHVYCTQFKGFGFGLDNASDVVRLISEKGVFPSLNTCNFLLNCLVKSNLLQKCHEVFRVLRKGIQPDVYLFTTAINALCKDGRIKDAMKLLSEMEEIGVLPNVVTYNNIIHGLCKNHELEEAFRVKEIMIKKGVSASLITYSVIINGLLKIEKYNEAGRVLSEMTANGFVPNEVVYNTLLNGYCKMGDMKKALFVKDDMLSKGVNPNSVTLNTLIKGYCYMNQMSDAEKLLEEMISLGLTVNAGSFTSVIHWLCKCSKWDLTVRYLNEMLLRDLRPNDSLLTTIVSGLCKHGKHLEAVDIWFKLLEKHIYPNIVTSNALINGLCESNNIEDAIKIVKEIVQRGYNLDTITYNTLISWYCKKSRYDDGLRLSEEMVKQGVLPDTLTYTSLINGLCKTGKMDEAVTLLEKCQDQGLIPDVYTYGILIEGFCKNDEIEKGKNLFDEMVNKKMEVNSFIYNTLIRAYSANGDITESVRIFNDMKSKGIQPNSVTYSSLIHGYSINGCVDDAKIIINEMRKNGLSPNVVCYTALINGYCKMGQMDKVDSTLHEMCSYGIHPNKFTYTVIINGYVKLGQTELAMKILGQMEENGVIPDVVTYNTIANGFSKEGKIDDVVRLFGDMSRKGVDLDEMTYTSLVHGWSKRSVVENQE; translated from the coding sequence ATGGATTTAAAAAGACTCAAACTTTTACCATTTAAAAGAAACCCATTTCAATCTGCTGCATCAACCCAACAAACCCATTCCAAAATTTCACCCAAACAACCACCCCCATCATTCAACAATCATCAAGATTTAATAAAGTCGGTAACTTTACTTCTTTCAAACCCTTCTTCATCAATAGACAAAACGTATGTATCTAAACATATACTTACACATTTATCTCCAATTCAATTTGATTCTTTATTAGTTGATATTAGGTCTTCTATTAAACCTAGAACTGCTTTACAATTCTTTTATTATGCTACACAATCTTGTCGGTTTAAATTCACAATAAAGTCTTATTGTTTATTGATTCATTTATTACTTGGTTCGAAACTCGAATCGCCAGCTAGGTTACTTTTAATTCAGCTAGTTGATGATAAGCTACCTGTGTCACTTCATAATGTTGATGATTTCAAGACTAAACATACCGAAATTGTTACTGCTTTTGTGGAATTTTATCATACATTTGAGGATTCGGTTGTTGGTGTTCGAACGTTTGATTTGTTGATTCATGTTTATTGTACACAATTTAAAGGTTTTGGTTTCGGGCTTGATAATGCATCGGATGTCGTTAGGTTGATTTCAGAAAAGGGTGTGTTTCCATCTTTAAACACTTGTAATTTCCTTTTAAATTGTTTAGTGAAGTCGAATTTGCTTCAAAAATGTCATGAAGTCTTTAGGGTTTTACGTAAAGGTATTCAACCGGATGTTTATTTATTTACGACTGCAATTAATGCTTTGTGTAAAGATGGAAGGATTAAAGATGCTATGAAGCTTTTATCCGAAATGGAAGAAATTGGTGTTTTGCCAAATGTTGTGACGTATAACAATATCATTCATGGTTTATGCAAGAATCATGAATTGGAAGAAGCTTTTCGGGTCAAAGAAATAATGATCAAGAAAGGTGTTAGTGCTAGTCTTATTACATATAGTGTAATTATTAACGGTTTGTTGAAAATCGAGAAATATAATGAAGCGGGCCGTGTTTTAAGTGAGATGACGGCTAATGGGTTTGTCCCAAATGAGGTTGTTTATAATACATTGTTAAACGGGTACTGTAAAATGGGCGATATGAAGAAAGCATTATTTGTTAAGGACGATATGTTATCAAAGGGTGTAAATCCGAATTCGGTCACTTTAAACACACTTATTAAAGGTTATTGTTATATGAATCAAATGAGTGATGCTGAGAAGCTTCTAGAAGAAATGATATCACTTGGTTTAACTGTAAATGCTGGTTCATTTACATCCGTTATTCATTGGCTCTGCAAGTGTTCAAAATGGGACTTAACGGTTCGTTATCTTAATGAAATGTTGTTAAGAGATTTAAGACCGAATGATAGTTTGTTAACGACAATCGTTAGTGGGCTGTGTAAGCACGGTAAGCATTTAGAAGCAGTTGATATTTGGTTTAAGCTTCTTGAAAAACATATCTATCCTAATATTGTGACATCAAACGCTCTTATTAACGGTCTTTGTGAATCTAATAATATTGAGGATGCAATAAAGATTGTTAAAGAGATAGTGCAAAGAGGTTATAATTTGGATACGATTACGTATAACACGTTGATTTCGTGGTATTGCAAAAAGTCAAGATACGATGACGGTTTGCGATTAAGTGAAGAAATGGTCAAACAAGGGGTTTTACCGGATACTTTGACTTACACTTCGCTTATAAACGGGTTATGCAAAACGGGTAAAATGGATGAAGCCGTAACGTTATTGGAAAAGTGTCAAGATCAAGGTTTAATTCCGGACGTTTATACTTACGGAATTTTGATCGAAGGGTTCTGCAAGAACGATGAAATCGAGAAGGGAAAAAATTTGTTTGATGAGATGGTCAACAAGAAAATGGAAGTCAACTCTTTTATCTATAATACACTTATTAGAGCATATTCTGCTAACGGGGATATAACGGAGTCCGTTAGAATTTTTAACGACATGAAAAGTAAAGGTATTCAGCCGAATTCCGTCACTTATTCTTCGTTAATTCATGGATATTCAATTAACGGATGTGTAGACGATGCAAAGATTATTATCAATGAAATGAGGAAAAATGGTTTATCGCCAAATGTTGTATGTTATACGGCTTTAATCAATGGTTAttgtaaaatgggtcaaatggataAAGTAGATAGTACGTTGCACGAAATGTGTTCTTACGGTATACACCCGAATAAATTTACGTATACCGTTATAATTAATGGGtatgtcaaacttggtcaaaccgaATTGGCTATGAAGATTCTTGGTCAGATGGAAGAAAATGGAGTTATTCCTGATGTTGTTACTTATAATACAATTGCTAACGGGTTTTCAAAAGAAGGGAAGATTGATGATGTCGTTCGATTGTTTGGTGACATGTCACGAAAAGGTGTAGATTTAGATGAAATGACGTACACTAGCTTAGTTCATGGATGGAGCAAGAGATCAGTTGTTGAAAATCAAGAATGA